One Aegilops tauschii subsp. strangulata cultivar AL8/78 chromosome 7, Aet v6.0, whole genome shotgun sequence genomic window carries:
- the LOC109753873 gene encoding uncharacterized protein: MKKALAKLWDMYEESKAARTNDNLQSSFTIHNLTEEKKKLQDNYEKFVADVNVLLDALEQRDVELSYQQEQKHNVCVKIVELDNSVGNLKAELSKKEGENDKLQEKYDTLKHLIGAQANVIMNLKFNHLKEKERLTEERHKLQYHIFELQKYEQKIKLKLQGVKVILDD, encoded by the coding sequence ATGAAGAAGGCATTGGCCAAGTTATGGGATATGTATGAGGAGAGTAAGGCAGCTAGGACTAATGACAATCTTCAGAGTTCCTTTACAATTCACAACCTgacagaagagaagaagaaactACAGGATAACTATGAGAAGTTTGTTGCTGATGTGAATGTTCTCCTGGATGCCCTGGAGCAGAGGGATGTGGAGTTAAGCTATCAGCAGGAGCAAAAGCACAATGTATGTGTGAAGATTGTTGAGCTAGACAATTCAGTGGGTAACTTGAAGGCAGAGTTATCAAAGAAAGAGGGGGAGAATGATAAGCTACAAGAAAAGTATGACACTCTTAAGCACCTCATAGGTGCTCAAGCCAATGTGATTATGAACCTAAAGTTCAATCATTTGAAGGAGAAGGAAAGGCTGACAGAAGAGAGGCATAAATTGCAGTATCACATTTTTGAGCTTCAAAAGTATGAGCAAAAGATAAAGTTGAAGCTTCAGGGGGTGAAGGTCATCTTAGATGATTAG